In one Dreissena polymorpha isolate Duluth1 chromosome 7, UMN_Dpol_1.0, whole genome shotgun sequence genomic region, the following are encoded:
- the LOC127839897 gene encoding uncharacterized protein LOC127839897, with protein sequence MAEIRRRIRQLRRVVRIERVFQDRLNPLEVLSDEEIVRRYRFRSRTIMDIVEVLFPFLERPTKRSSPLPPLLSVLVTLYFFASGAHYVVIEDVHGVSAPSICRSVNSVVKLLARMGLHRIKFPRVLGDTKAKFYSIAGIL encoded by the coding sequence ATGGCGGAGATACGGCGTCGTATTCGTCAGTTGCGAAGAGTTGTCAGGATAGAGAGAGTGTTTCAAGATAGGTTGAATCCGCTTGAAGTCCTGTCGGACGAAGAGATTGTTCGGCGGTATCGTTTCCGTAGTAGAACAATAATGGACATTGTTGAAGTGCTGTTCCCCTTCTTAGAGAGGCCGACGAAGCGCTCGTCACCTCTCCCACCACTTTTGAGCGTTTTAGTAACGCTTTATTTTTTTGCCTCGGGAGCCCACTATGTGGTGATAGAGGACGTTCATGGAGTTTCGGCGCCCTCTATATGCAGATCCGTCAATAGCGTTGTGAAACTGCTGGCGCGAATGGGCTTGCATCGGATAAAATTTCCCAGAGTACTTGGCGACACGAAGGCCAAGTTTTATTCCATTGCAGGTATATTATGA